GTACTGATATTACTTTagagccagactagctgtttccccatttccagtctttatgctaagctacgctaagCCTGCTGGCTCTCATGCTATACTCAACCCACAGACATGAGAGTTGTATCAATCTTGAAGAAAAGCAAATAAATGCATGTCaaattattctttttaaatgtcatgtgcAAGTATGTAGTGTTCAATGATTGCTGTCACTTAATGCATCTGTTTCCCTCACTCAGGATGATCCAGGAGGTGACAAAGAGAACTCCATGCTTCCTCCCAGTGGCGTTGTTCCCTCCGCAAAGGCCAGCGAGGACAACGTGATCGACAACCCGTACCTTCGGCCGGTCAAGAAACCCAAAGTGAGGAGGAAGAAATGAAACCGATATGAACCAACAGACACACTTGCCACAGTGGTTGGCGCTTTCAGCAGTGCAGTGATTCCCTccccagagaggagaggagaggggcaCGGCGTTGAAGCGCCTGGGACCAGCCCCGCTGTTGGTTTTTTGTATATTGACTGACTTCTTTTGAAgagacaacttttttttttttttttgttgcgttACGTTTCAGCAAGCACCAACTTGGTAAGAACAGAAATCAGTCAGTCATTTTGTGAATAAAGATaattagttgtttgtttttttactctgaGATATCTAACTTTTCTTCTGACAATCCAGGAAATGTCTGTAAATAATTTGACAAAGGCACCATTTTCACGTCAGTATCGCGGTTGGAATTTCATCCATCAGCTTTAGAGTTAATAGTACAAACTCAGGTATGCCACCTTGCTTCTGTGCTTCAGGAActcattttctttgtttagCTGAAGGAAAACGAAAAGAGCATTAGATGTGTTGCTTAACATGATGAATATATCCAACCAAATACAATTCCTATGGAAAATAGTGCAATtatttagcagcagctgtgtgtaAGTTTGGTGCAGAATTTGGGATCGTTaacaaaacatgcatttttatctgcacattaacttttttttacagaactcctcgacattttgggaaacacttaTTGGCTTTCATGAGAAGACTGATCGCACGTTTCTGTATAGAAAGTGGTATAAAGTAACAGTACGTTCACTCAAGCActcttaagtacaaatttgaggtgctttacttgagtattcccattttatgctacttctaCTCATTCAcgactacatttatctgacagctttagttactttccagATTACAATCTTTCATGCCCTTCTTATCCAGTCAAGTATATCTACAAACTTGGTGATTCAGAATTTCAAATGTTTCAGATCAACTAAAGGGTTCCTTTATGGGTTGAGACAATTCTCCTACTTCTTCagctaaatgaataaataaaagaaatgggTTTGCAAGAACCGACTGCCTCGTTCAGTCTGTTTTACGTTTTGGAGTTCAAACCTTACCTTCACCCTGAGTGACTTCTTCTGCGTCTGAGGCAGTCTGGACCAGTCTGGGTTCCCGAAGCACATCGGCCAGCTCACTTTCCTGTTTGTCACTGCATCGTGAGCGTAGGTCCCAGGCCTGTATCACAAAATGACCACGTGTCAGCTCAGTCCCGCACTGTTACATTGgagctgtgtgtctctgtctcacccTGGGCTGTCCTCCGCTGTACAGGACATGCTTCTGAACCTCTCTCTGGTTGAGTTGAAAGGTGTTTTGCCGGGAGGGGGGACTCTGGACCGGCTTTGATCCTGCTGGTACTGCTGTGGGGAGGGCGTCGCTGTCTGGGGATAAAAATTGTAACTAATTAAAATAAACTTGACATGAAGAGGTATTCCTGCCATTTAGCACTTGCAACTCACAAGAGGcagatttaaaagaagaaaaaaataaggtCATATCAAAGCAGTAGTGGTTATGTTCTGATCTTAGTACATCtatactttacacattaagattttttacATACAAATCAAGAGCTTTTAAAATATGATGCTTTGTACCAATTAAACTATCCAACAGTAAaaacaagtacagctgaaacgattagtcaaTTATTTGTAATCATTTAGAATTTTGTACTGTTGGATGGTCAAAACAAACATTGGGAAGGCATCACTTTAAAAGAAGATTGATCTATAATGAAAATCATTTGCCATTttatacaaaacatttaaaaatgagctccacctcaaccaacAACAGTAAAAGCCTGCTTTTACATATTAATGTGTATCTAATAATCTAATGATACAATATATAAAAGTAAAACAGTCAGGggacatttttctgcattgagtacttttacttttgatacataCATTTTCCTAATAATACTGACACTTTACTTAAATAACACTTAACTTAGTACTGTTAGTAAATGATCTGAAGACTTCCTCCACCACTCATTTATTCCCTTTcatgggtcaagctccaaaaataaaacaaattcccATGATGCAACAAAATAGTATCTTTCATCAGACCCTTTGCGACCTGGTAAATGCTCACTTCTTCCTAACCTCACACCATcagtttgtaatgtttttttaaaaattctattaaaaaaaagtcaaagctgGGGACAACCAAGCTCTGGAAAGTGCCCTTAAGACGATATTATACAGCTGTTTCACAGGACGAGTAGACAAATAAACAGCTCCACTGATCATTTAAGTTGAATGTGCTTGGTGTACCTTGCTACAGGGCGGAAAGCGTGCTGCAGTCCTCGCAGAGAGACCATATCCTTTCTTGCTCCCCGGTGTCCTCTGTAAGTCGTAGAGTATGGTGCCAAACTGCAAAGGAAATGAAGACCTCTTTTAGTTATAATCATACAACATAACACAACATGACACAGGGCTGTAATCACCAATTTAACATTGAGGGGGAGACCATTTTCAATTTAAACTTCACTGAGGACTGAGTGCCATTTTAGGAGCCAGCATATGACATTGGCATATGGCATTTTCCCAACAATATTatactattttcaacatactacaatATGAcctgtttttatgactttcaacatgctatagtatgacttatgacttttttcgacatactatactatgatttttttgtgacttttttcaatgtatactatgacttttcaatgTATACTAGcatgactttctttgacatactaggactttttttcaacatactataaagtactatgactttttttcgaaatactatactatgactttttcaacatactatactatgattttttgcaactttttttcaatgtatactattgactttttttcgacatactattattttgtattacttttttcaacattctaagtactatgacttttttcaacatactacactatttTTTTGGACAATCCATACTATaccttttcgacatactataatttgatttttttcgaaatactatacgacttttttttttttttttaacatactacactatctttttgaaatactatgaCTGTGACTTTTCAAAAATActgaccttttttgacatagtatacttttatttttttcaacataacataacattttgaCTTTAGAAATACTATAcgactttgacatactatacagtaCTATGACGCactgacttttttactttttagatAGACAGcccatatctatctatcaaaaaatgtaatctaattaattacatactctgattaattaatcgcatacatactttttaagaaagtaaaaaaagaaaagaaaaaaaaggtactaaacaacagttggtgacattaaagaacggcttgtttattgctaaggccatatggtcaaaattaaatgatttaacaataatgtataacaataacttatttcactagtaaattgctgttgaacgacaaaaacaaccaccagatgggaaacggacaattacaataacttcaaatgcatcacgagactgtagtttaccagtttcattgaacgcaccggctgtgttgtttctccaacagcagctgcagattgttacataccggtgttgaatcctctacagtaaaacagtcaaactttacaccgtttagcgttagctgtcagcattttaaccgtgtttaatccagctactagctacagtaacgttaatacagcatgTCGGACTCGGAAGAGTCCGACATGCTAACGGGAGTCAGAGGcaccgcagcgttcgctaacgttagcttcttgtctcatctgggctctgataaacagtaaattaatcaacttcagtgtccacaatgctattttccaataaactgtagctgtcattaggcctgtcgcgataataaatcaattaatcgcacgatAAAAAGAAATTAGCTTGATAATTTTCATGCTTTCGTTTTCCTCgtctctctaccaaagagactggatggccactctcggttccttagcgtaacgaggagtgaatcctcttgtcagtcgcatggtctttCTCTAGGGAGGAAGGActcctgggagagagagagagagagagagagagatgggttgAGAGTTgaagcagggtttcccgcagcactttgcggTTAAGGCGCCGTCAAAAAAAGAAGTATAAGCGATAGCCACCGTGTTACTCTgcgttttctccctttcattccaaaccacacagttgacaacctgcaagtggaggcggtggagacaggctcggataAACGCCACGGGCTGCTTTGTACTTGTCAGTCAGTCTCGAAAGCGGTTTCAGGAATGGGCTGCacgtgtccgacaatgcacagaacattaacctacagctgtcagtgtgTCAAAGAGGCTCCCGgacggtgaactgagactccgttacctgcttgtcaaaaatcgccacttactagctaatgaattagcctgaggtaaacgctagctatcagtaaacagaagtgacatggtggctggcgtgtgtgtgtcattatattagatgaaaatggtctcggaacgacaatattatcctttatcgcaatcatttctgggacaatttatcgtccagcaaaatttgttatcgtgacaggcctagctgtcatatttcacagcaaccgcgtgagtgcggatttcatgtcgcgactttgcctaagattgagtgacaagtgtaCTCAccctgtttatttggttgccatgactttgcgagtgatgacgtcctgtcactgttccagttgctcaccctaaggGGCCGTGGCAGAGGGGTTCAGTAgctagagcagacggctctgcagagtcgtgtaattacgactttagGACTTTTCAttaacagctgaaggagcggcggtGCGCTGCTGCTACATGTAcgtagcggaaaccctgttgtgcgtctgccctatttctgatactgtgGCGGCAGAGGAAAACAAGCacgcaaatggaaattatcgggGCCGGAAAAATGAtcgagctcatttttatttatcatgcgattaattgatttattgactatcgcgacaggcctaagtaccatgacttttttttttttttttacgacatactatactatgactgactttttccaacatattattacttttttcccaacatactatacaataccatgacttttgacaacttttcaacatactatgactttgtgacttttttttcaacatgctatactatgactttgacaTAGTACACtgatttttttgcaacttttttcaatgtatactatgacttttttcgacatacactATTaattttttccgacatactacacttacttttttgaacatactacactatttctttttttcgacAATCCATACTATaccttttcgacatactatactttgacttttttcgaaatactaaaCTATACCTTTTCAAcaatctatactatgacttttttaatgtaatCTATGACTATTTTTAGACATACTTTACCATGACTTTGTGACTTTTCTAAATACTGAGCTTTTTCCACAGTATACTTTaatttaacatactatactttagAAATATACGacttattttcgacatactataccattactttttattgctttttttgttcaacatactatacagtactatggatttttttttaaactttatgactttttaccatgacttttttcgacatactatactatgactttttcaacatactatatactattacttttttctaacatactatacaatgacttttttccaacacactacacttttgttactttttttctaACGTACTATAACTTCCTGGTATGGGAATTGTACAGAGGGCGACCAGAAAAGTCTCCAGAGTCATAAAAACTGCCGAAAAATTATTGGACTCGCCCTGCCCTCTCTGGAGGACACCTTCAGGACCCGCTGCCTCCGCAGAGCTAACAACATCCTGACAGATAAGACCCACCCGTTATCACCTGTTCTGTCGGATACCCACTGGGAGGCGTTACAGAGCACTCAAAGCTCACACCTACAGACTGAAGGACAGCTTTTATCCAAGAGCCATCATTGAActtcaaaaatcaaaaaaatcaaacatttcCTTACCTTGGTGTCATGAACTATATTTGCAATAATACAACCAATGCAATGCTGTTCACatgcttttaaaatgcttgttcATATATTTATTGACTGGGATGACTGCATGCGTGTATGTTAGAGTGTATGTTAAgagtatttatttgtatatttgttacttttgtacttttatatTCAGGTACGGCACAGCAAATTTCGTTGTACACAAGCTTGTGGAATGACAATAGAGTCTATACTACTACTTTTCCCGAAATATTATACCATGACTTTATGATTTCTTCTGGCaaacaatactatgactttatccgacatactatactattacttttaatcgacatactatgacttattttgtaatactatactatgactttgacatttttcgacaGACTATCCAATgacttttgtgactttttccaacataccatgactttttttcaacatactttacagTACCTTGACTTTTCCCGACATACAATTGTAACAATTCTGCCCTACAGGTCTTATGAACAGCGCTCAGATTTGTTTACGTACACTCAATGTGAATGCTCTCTATAATGTATGTCAGAAATGTGTTGAGTGTGTGACTGTCTACTTGCATAAGAATAAAACACTGTAAATGTGTGGATGATTTCACTTGCACTACACCATTAAACCCATATAAACAATATACCTTTACAAAATATActttactgcacctttaaaattagtaaattaaaacaaacctaAATAGGTCTCAGAAATGACAAtgggaataaaataaaatagtctAACTGCCAAATTACCAATCTCAGGAAAATTTCACCAAAACAAATGCAGCAGTTGCAGTTTTCAACCTATTGCCCTTAAGTCTAGCAGCAAACGTATAATAACGGCACTTTAAACACCCTCACCTACAGTTATGTCACTCAAGTTATGCCCCCGATGAAGGCCTGGCGTGCGTTGGGCCACAGAAAAAGTCGGCCGATGAAT
This genomic interval from Sander vitreus isolate 19-12246 chromosome 7, sanVit1, whole genome shotgun sequence contains the following:
- the LOC144521303 gene encoding ciliary microtubule-associated protein 3 isoform X1; protein product: MSAAPVQRVFFGTSQERKLFPLHHAPDRLGNQMARQPAPHIGPGCYDNHEFGTILYDLQRTPGSKKGYGLSARTAARFPPCSKTATPSPQQYQQDQSRSRVPPPGKTPFNSTRERFRSMSCTAEDSPGPGTYAHDAVTNRKVSWPMCFGNPDWSRLPQTQKKSLRVKLNKENEFLKHRSKVAYLSLYY
- the LOC144521303 gene encoding ciliary microtubule-associated protein 3 isoform X2 codes for the protein MKLFGTILYDLQRTPGSKKGYGLSARTAARFPPCSKTATPSPQQYQQDQSRSRVPPPGKTPFNSTRERFRSMSCTAEDSPGPGTYAHDAVTNRKVSWPMCFGNPDWSRLPQTQKKSLRVKLNKENEFLKHRSKVAYLSLYY